The Eriocheir sinensis breed Jianghai 21 chromosome 13, ASM2467909v1, whole genome shotgun sequence region GCAGGAAAAATAGATATGTTAgtgtttttcccctctctctcgtcTCTGTGTGTGGGAAATTTTCCAGTAGTTTTTTTTAGAGTCTGGCATGCGATGAAATGCGCAATTATTAAACGAATGCTGGAAGTGAATCCATCAACAGATTTTGTTATGcatggcaggagagagagagagagagagagagagagagagagagagagagagagagagagagagagagagagagagagagagagagagagagagagagagagagagagagagagagagagagagcgttaagaAGAAGGCCAAGACGAtagagcagaagaaaagaaagaagggaaattacTATCCAACAGAGAAAAACtacaaacaagaagaaagatgaaaaaaagttgcCATCCAGCAGAGGGGAGAAAACTTACAAAATATTAAAGTTCCCctgaaaagaaaaagtaataagaagaagagaacggaagCGAATAACACTTtaggtaacagagagagagagagagagagagagagagagagagagagagagagagagagagagagagagagagagaaacgtatgaGCAGACACAACACAACCGTAGACAATAACAAAAACCAATGACTATAACGTACAGCACCAAAATTAAAGTTCTCTCAGCAAAGTACAGTTAAGTGGTGCCCACCGAGGACACGCCcagctgtagtgtgtgtgtgtgtgtgtgtgtgtttaagagagagagagagagagagagagagagagagagagagagagagagagagagagagagagagagagagagagagagagagagagagagagagagagagagagagagagagagagagagagagagatttacatagatagatttacatagaaaatcagaccacacagaccccatggtccagacttggtggtctgtccttaaacctaagtgattttacattaatcagaagactccaaaacgttgcatttctgctctagttgatattaagttgaaggaagtgacggtcgagcttatttttgaaggagtcaatcgtgttacactggaccactgatggtggaagcttattccattctcgcactacaacgttggtgaagaaaaatttggtgcaatctgaatttacttgtctacatctgagttttacgccattgttcctcgtgcgcagactgtcatcgatcataaacaatgttgatctgtctacattcgtgaaaccattaagtattttaaaacattcgatcaattttcctcggaggcgacgtttctcaagagagaacatgttaaggatagaaagcctttcttcgtaggatttgttgcgcaaggaagggatcattttcgttgcccgacgctgaacaccttctaatttagcaatatcctttgcatggtggggaccaaattgtaccgcatattccaagtggggtctgactaaactgttgtagagcgggagtattacatctttattcttgaatacaaagtttcttttaatgaagcccaacattctgttcgctttatttgctgcatcgatgcattgctgtgagaatttgaggtttgactcgattttgacccccaagtctttgacgcattgaacgcttttgagtttaacgccgcgcatttcgtattcgaacttcttattcctcgttccaacttgaaggacctggcacttgtctacgttaaagggcatctcacatctatccgaccaagctgaaattttgtgcaaatcctcttggaggctttgcctgtcttcgtcagtgagaaccgagttaccaatctttgtgtcgtctgcaaatttactaatgcggttattgagtccaacatccacgtcgttgatgtaaataatgaagagcactgggccaaggaccgagccctgagggacgtcactagtgacaggcgcccactctgagttaaatccgtcaatcactactctttgttgtctgttgctcaaccaattcgcgatccattggtttacttgaccgtcaatacctatttgctttaatttgtaaagtaatttatgatgcgggactttatcaaacgctttctggaaatcaagatagactacgtccagtgatttggttacgtcataaacagtgaagaggtcgttataaaaggttaataggtttgataggcaggatcttttgtttcggaagccatgttgtgagtccccaatcaatgagtggctttcaaggtaactcacaattttgtctctaattatgccctcaagtagcttacctacaaccgaagttagactaatgggcctgtaattacctggtacttttttgtctcctttcttgaaaatcggtgtcacgttagaatttttccaatctgaagggacgatgccttgtcgcaaggacatattgaatacggttgtgagggaggagcgtatttcgctcttcgtttctttcagcagagttggatatactttgtcaggtccaggacttttatttgttttaagtgaatggagagctttaaggacttcatcggttgttatttcaaaattaggcaatgtatgctcgagatttacaatagtactggtgttggtggtagcgagaggaagactgttagtattaaacaccgaggaaaagtaattgtttaagaggtttgcaatgtgttggctgtcagtcactagtgcaccgtcgctgtttgttaaaggtccaataccacttttgatcgcctttctgttgtttatgtaactgaagaaagatttcgggttatttttacagttggctgcaatattttcttcatgtctacgctttgcctgacctactagtctttttactcgtcgcctggcatcattatagagtctaatgttctcgggcgtgctttgttctttctttaacctgtaaaacaattttctctaattgactgattgtttaatttcgctattaaaccacggtgggcttttattagtgttaattcgcttctcgcagaaggggacgaatgtgttctgctgagtgagtaagtgatttttaaggcttagccaggcttcctctacgttgccgtcatctgatagttgtatttctgtttgtttgtttcggatgtatacgaagttagctcttttgaaattgggcacctttactttattttcagtcactgatgattgagctttaatgtcgacgcgcactaatttatgatcgcaagaaccgaggtgttctcctaccgtgacactactgacaaggttatcttgggtcgttataacaaggtcgagtatattattttgtcgagttggctcagaaaccatttggcttagataattttcttctagaaattcgatcattctatgtgactcgccttctgtgcctgacagtgtcgcccagtcgatatgggggaggttaaagtctcctaatatcagtgagtcgttgttattaagtgactgccttaagacgctgtacatttcaaggtcgtcatcgagtgattgcccgggaggtctgtaggtgacagatatatttaaattgacttttgcaatgtttactcgcacgcacaaatgttcaacgttactgtttcccggtgttttgtcggtgggttgcaaatagcttttgacataaagggcgacgccaccgcctctacggtttacacgatctttgttgaagagtctgtagccatctatgttgtattcggaacttaaatcaatatttgtggtgtcgataaatgtttcggttatagagagagagagagagagagagagagagagagagagagagagagagagagagagagagagagagagagagagagagagagagagagagagagagagagagagagagagagagagagagagagagagaaacacactaaTAAGAGCAAATAAAACCAAGACACGTTTCGGACAAGACTGGGCGAAAGAGTGACTCGGAACAGCCACGGCGCCTTCCAAACACATTTCTAAGACAAGTTAAACGTTTCAGTCACATTCAAGACACGCAGcagttttcctcctttacttgatATCCTTCTAAATAATCTCGATATATCTGAATCACTGGTCTCGAATTGTTCCCTCAAGCAATATTTTCGTCTTAAGGAAatgacggaaggagggagagccTGACACTTCGGCGGCAGTCTCCCCCAACACCTAggctggtattttaagacactttggcttctcacatcaactatttctaaaggtcaaagagggcatcagtcgggttccaatgagtgtttctttgggttcacggtacagaagaagggtcaaactaccaccagggtcataaaactactcctggaaatgccccaaactcctaggaaagccttgtcaaataggtgaacttgggcgccgaaatgttttaaaatacggccccTAGCACCTACACAGGGCTGGAGCACACGAACACACTTGGAAAGGGAGGAGTCCGGGCAGTCTAGGAACTCTGGCGCACCCCAAGGAGAAGGAACCTGgctcagtattctcagacgccttcgcctcgcacatcaacaatttccagagGATGAAGAGGTCTAATGCGTGTTTTGTTACATTCATGGCACAGATGAATGGTcaaactatagtctgttcagagcatgaagtcggttcaaggtgtggcagattcctgaATTCCCACGAGTGCGGCGCTGCCAggtcgaccgccaattatcagattagcaccgtctccctacctacccacccataacccacctgtttatctctctctctccctctctctccctctcgacccgggggagggacctaaggggacacgccgaccaccaccaccaccaccactaacaccacatcaccatcaccaaaacgtggcaacatgggaaaaaatcgctgccgcatgtcatagaatttatacaaatcgttgttataatcctaaacatcgacactcattgtactatgtagcttcctttactatatacagaatatataaaatatcactttcaaatagcacatggatgggaaataagagagagaagcatGTACGAAgattgatttggcagcatggctagaggtaaacgacgataccagcaccaccctgaaccgacttcatgctctgaacagactgtaccaccagggtcataaaattacccctggaaatgcccacaactcccaggaaagccttgccaattgTATGCCCCTGGGCGCCCGAAGGTTTGAAAATACGGGTCCTGGCTGACCGCCGATACTCCTCTAACTGAccctaagggagggagggagagcttgacACACCGACGCAAGTGTCTCCTATAGCTCGCAGCCTACACAAGACTGATGCTCATTTTGTTAACCatctcggcgcccaagctcacatatttgccaaggctttcgtaggagttttgggcatttcctggggtagctTTACGATCCTTCTGCCATGGTAGTTTAACCATTCTGCTGTACCGTGAGCCAAAGGGAACACTTAGTGTCGAGTGTGGTGAATTGagacattttttccttatttagttCTGTACTCTAAACCATAGGAGTGAAGCAGTTTATATTCAAGGTGAGTATGGAGGGGTAAGTGACCAATTCGCGTGCAAGTGTACAagattttatttatgtatttatttttcacaaAATAAGTCCCTTTGATTCAGTCCAGGAAAAtggggtgaattgaaacacttTTTGTGGTGGATTGAGACAGGTGTAACACTGTTTTATatggtaaataaacaaacatcctCTTACTTGTTGTGGAATTGACTTGATATCTGAATGAATTAAGATCACTTCAAACAAAAATCCACACCTTTCAGACATTTAGTTActtgtttttttcccccttccgaAAATAGCTACCAGTATGAATTTGTATACCGGGTAGCTGGTAAAAAAAAGTAACCAGCGTACTGCTCCTTTCTGTAAGCGCTAGGGAAGTGGTTACATCATGCTGTGTTTTACATGCATTTTAAAGTCAGCAGAAGCTTTATGAATCCCCCTAATTGTCAAAGAAAATGTGCCTGACAATAGCACTGGTCCACTGATCAAGTGTATCATTCAAacctcatcaacatcatcacgtTTGGGCCAGTCCTACTGAGTGTTCATCCTTCTCTCTAAGAATTTAATTGTTACATTGGTTTTCCCAACTTTTAGAACTCTTCCTCTGTATGCCCTCCTATCATACGTTACTGCAcagtatttctcttcctcagggTAAATCTTCCAAAATTTCCTAGGAACAAAGCTCACATAAGTGTCTTGCACAAACTCTCTATTATAGCTTTCTTATGTTATCAGTGACAGGATCCACCACCAGGGTGCAGCACCAGCCAAATGTTTGGCAGCATTTGCTTAAACGTGTCTCAATTCAcccaacaacttttttttttttgtgggggtgaATTGAGACAAAATTATTCAGTctataacaaaacaaaatattaCATTTTATTTCTGTTTAATTCATATTAAACCTGGACTATTTATCAATCAACATGCAAAAAATTATGAATCTAAAATCTCAAATAACTTCAGGAGAGTAAATTGACCAAAACTATTGGTTTTGCAACACGAAATTTCGCAGGGGTAATAAATCTTACCCTTAGGGAGAATGGATTTTACAAACTTTCAACAACTTCCTACTGAAAAGTTGTAAATACAAAGTTTGCAGTTCTAGCCTACGCGTATTTAATGAGCACAATAGGAAAAGCATGTTGAATCAAGCAACTTCGCAATATTGACTGTCTAAATTCACCCCCCAAAAGTTGTCTCGAAACACCCCACTCGACACTATTAGAACTAAAATGACCTCCTGTTGAtgagaggggtggaagcgtctgacaataccgccccaacacacacgaacagacatggagagggagggacacgGGGCACCTCGGAGCTCTGGCTTACCTCAAGACGGAGCTGAACTAACCTCGGTGATGAAGGCAGCGCAGCGCCAtgtggaggtgaaggagtaacTCACCTGGGAAAGAGAAGACATTGAGAGAGTTAGTGAACAcctcgacaacaacaacaaagggacGAGGCGATGGCTAGAGAActgatgaaaggagaagagacagaatgaaagaaaatagctACCAGTATGAATTTGTATACCGGGTAGCTAGTATTGTGTATTGTACTAGTATtgtgggaagaaatggagagagataaaagacgATAATGGATGTGTGCGCTctgacagagagaaaaaaaaagagaagagagtgaattacgaactgaagaaaggaggaggagagatgcgatccaggaatgaaaataaaaaaatatcgaaagaattgaagaaagaaaaaaaaaacgcaaaatagaaCTGTTTAATATGAcaatgtagtgcggcgacggcctgatgaacgagcctcccataacccacttagccaggggggtacctctttggccgactcggtaaggagtggctctcccgtcacgctggtcgcgggttcaatcccaggcagccggggaataccctctccttgttgtgattaatttctcgtgtgtttcgatacacgcagaggacgtgtgggaccgagagagtaatagaataaagagaatagaaaatctcgtcattaaaacaagacaagacaagacaagagagtGAATTACGaactgaagaagagaagggatgcgatacaggaacgaaaagaaaaaatatcgaaagaaatgaagaaagaaaaacaaaaaacggaaAATAGAACTGTTTAGTATGACACCAAAAAAGGCAAGACAAGCCACCGAATAGAACTTCCTCCGCTATCACGTCTGTTAGTTCTTGGTTTTTtaactacattattttttttaatatcttcgtAACAAACAAGTCTTTCAGTGAGTGCATCTTTCCATCTGGCTCTTTACACAACACCTGTCagtctgtccgcctgtctgtctatgGCCATTTATCTGTCCAACTGTTCACACTGTATTGCCCAACATCCCCTTCACTAAATCTCCACACAGCCGCAGCGCGTCACCAAACACACGAGAAAACaatccagaccaggaaagggGTTCCAGACGCCGGGGATCGAACAAGCGACCAATGAGATGGGAAAGCCActtcttaaccagtcggccagagAGGTGCCTCCTCGCAGAGTGAGGtttgggaggctcgcccatcaggccgGCCAGCTGCACCACAATACTTCCACagcagtgtgtggtgtgtgtgtgtgtttggggggggggggggaagaggagtgaaggacaaacacacacaaacacacacaaaaaaaacgcttCGTAACTCAGTGGTAAAGCTTTGCGGCGTCAGGCTTCGCTGCCTAGCAGGCGAAGGTTCGAGCCCGGCTCAGGCCGGGATTATTCCGCTATTAAGGAGCGATTACCGTCCATTCTTGAGCACGGGGGAGccagggtgtgtggtgtgtgcaaGGCCCGCCAGTGCCCGGAGATCGACTAATGACCCTTGCTCTAAGCGGGAAGGGACTTGCTGGCGACGAGGCGCCCagctcgtgatcagaccgtgatGAATTACATGCATTCTCAGCAACAAAATACCGTATCATTCTACGGCAAATAATTAACATATTTCATTTACAAGTTAcataattatttctctctctctctctctctctctctaaacgtgtgtgtgtattcatttaCCTACTATAAATAGCAGaagtgggcgcggtactgaaaaatcagtagtgcggttgcggtagtgcgacacttattccggagtagtgcggttgcgataGTGCGGTCCCATTTGTTCTTTCCTAGTGTGGTAcacggtgtgcggtactgcggtagcggtagtcaaaataaaaaatacttcagtgcctatcctggctatccaaacaaaggaaacatgcttaaactagtacaatgaaaaatcggccTGCACCACGGatgggtccggggttgaaatggccggcaccgcgcgggttaaagaagacttgcagtgtagtagtttagtctgtctatttagtatttaattctGAACAATAAATGAGAAATCAGAATgcttgaatcactgattctgatgactgataccgattgactgattcaGTCCGATTCACCATATAATGAAATAATccgataatgaaataatgattcagtccgattcactgtaaaaaaaaagcatttcTGTGAGtttgccgcgctgcaaatgtcgatTTCGGTAGTTTTCAAACTACCGCAAAAAAattaccgcaggattttttagtgcagtccgcggtagtgcggcattttcagaaattttgcggtagtgcggtacttttttgtgatgcagtGCTACCGCACttccgcactaagtaccgcacttacCCAGCTCTGAAAAATAAttgtatttaccaagttgtacgtagctttacagggcctgggcttacgctcgtgtggtcccgtctccgtatctgtatttgtccaacttttctttgtgtgtgtgtgtgtgtgtgtgtgtgtgtgtgtgtgcgtgcgtgcgtgcgtgcgtgcgtgcgtgcgtgtgtgtgtgtgtgtgtgtgtaattctccacggcctgatcacgagttggactcgccaTCGTCATCAAGTGTCCCCTTCCGACGTGAGCAAACTAGTCGTtctttgggtactgccaggacctcacgcaCCACACATACCGTCCCCttgttcaaggggggacagtaaccactcctagtcaacggaaagaatccggcctgagcgaggctcgaaccgccgcctgtcaggctgtgaagcctgcCAGTGCAGCACACTAACCGACTGAGCTAGTCGGTGAGAAACTTGCctcatgaagacaggctgaagcagttaaatctacactcgctagaaaggcgaacgttacgaggagacttgatctaagtctataaatggatgaagggatttaataaaggggatgtcaataagactttgatagtaaaagagccaggtaggacgcgtagcaatggttttaagttagacaaattcagatttaacaaagacataggcaagaattggttcaccaatagagtggtggacgaatgtaacaggcttgggggccatgttgtgggtgccaataccgtagatacattcaagaagaggttagataaagccatggatggtgaaataaggtgaggttgagtgtacaggagctgccttgtataggccaaccggtctcttgaagactccttacgtttttatgttcttatgtttatatatatatatatatatatatatatatatatatatatatatatatatatatatatatatatatatatatatatatatatatatatatatatatatatatatatatatatatatatatatatatatatatatatatatatatatatatatatatatatatatatatattgttataataggatatcaatgtattattattatttaatatcaccacgaattaggcatacaattatcaatggaaaaacccacgacagatagatcacgccaccttataggaatgtcgtccgtcagtgtttaccgtctcagttttgtatacttcgcactccgatggtgcgtggaggtcaccttgacatacgtgaccaattgtaacaattattttccaacctgtaactcgcgactccttcacgagagtccgactgacacacaacgacggtcgctctcgctccgtcgcttcttgtacataaaggctacgaatataattcgccttaaggaagctgaagtcttaatcaacaccctttaaacgccccccgacaagcccgttacatttggttggcagcggtcaccccgcgcctgtgccttcgctacctcgttctcctccaagccacgagaactcaccaacaaactccggggacaggcgtacaagggaagaatgagtcaacgcacctgccatccgcggcaacgcacctgccgttcgcggcaacgcacctgccgtccgcggcaacgcacctgccgtccgcggcaacgcacctgccgttcGCGGCAACGCActagccgtccgcggcatctcacaaggcgccagctacaagcatctcacaaggcgccaggtacgtgcaactcacaaggcgccagctacaagcatcgcacaaggcgccagctacgtgcaactcacaaggcaccagctacaagcatctcacaaggcgccagctacgtgcaactcacaaggcgccagctacaggcatctcacaaggcgccagctataagcaactcacaaggcgccagctataCGTGCACCTCACCAGgcaccggctacaagcaactctacaggtgTCCAGCCTACatgcctacaggctctacagcctccgAGCCTCGAGctcaccagcagcaactctacaggcgtccagcctacaagcctcgagcacaccggctacaagcaactctacaggcgtccagcctacaagcctacaggctctacagcctacaagcctcgagcacaccagcagcaactctacaggcgtccagcctacaagcctcgagcacaccggctacaagcaactctacaggcgtccagcctacaagcctacaggctctacagcctccgAGCCTCGAGctcaccagcagcaactctacaggcgtccagcctacaagcctcgagcacaccggctacaagcaactctacaggcgtccagcctacatgcctacaggctctacagcctccaagcctcgagcacaccagcagcaactctacaggcgtccagcctacaagcctcgagcacaccggctacaagcaactctacaggcgtccagcctacaagcctacaggctctacagcctcgaagcctcgagcacaccagcagcaactctacaggcgtccagcctacaagcctacaggctctacagcctccaagcctcgagcacaccagcagcaactctacaggcgtccagcctacaagcctcgagcacaccagcttcaagcagctctacaggcgtcaagcctacaagccccgagcacacccacaggcctacgcagccgaaagcgagggccacaatctacaagccgctcccccgcttcaagccagcactgctacgatacttgcaagc contains the following coding sequences:
- the LOC126997846 gene encoding DNA-directed RNA polymerase II subunit RPB1-like: MSQRTCHPRQRTCRSRQRTCRPRQRTCRPRQRTCRSRQRTSRPRHLTRRQLQASHKAPGTCNSQGASYKHRTRRQLRATHKAPATSISQGASYVQLTRRQLQASHKAPAISNSQGASYTCTSPGTGYKQLYRCPAYMPTGSTASEPRAHQQQLYRRPAYKPRAHRLQATLQASSLQAYRLYSLQASSTPAATLQASSLQASSTPATSNSTGVQPTSLQALQPPSLELTSSNSTGVQPTSLEHTGYKQLYRRPAYMPTGSTASKPRAHQQQLYRRPAYKPRAHRLQATLQASSLQAYRLYSLEASSTPAATLQASSLQAYRLYSLQASSTPAATLQASSLQASSTPASSSSTGVKPTSPEHTHRPTQPKARATIYKPLPRFKPALLRYLQATPRYGRSIHTRNEEARPADLGTPHMPLAPQLAATPPLPGASAQTSSGKQSARVPAAISR